In one Drosophila pseudoobscura strain MV-25-SWS-2005 chromosome X, UCI_Dpse_MV25, whole genome shotgun sequence genomic region, the following are encoded:
- the Jon74E gene encoding brachyurin, with protein MQISSALVGLLFVALQVRCFLCLDLGHGALMGRITGGEEARENQFPFQVGLSIEEVNDLFSWCGGSLISNQYLLTAAHCVEKAISITFYLGGVQRLSPRQLIRASHPVVHLHPGWNSQSLDNDIALVRMPEAAVFSRSIEVIRLPGMASSHASYDYVPATTSGWGRMSDESDFISDHLRYVVQFVESNEDCQYSYANVKPTNICMDTTGGRSTCTGDSGGPLIYHDPLQNADILIGVTSYGKKSGCTKGYPSVFTRITAYLGWIAEVSGVVYP; from the exons ATGCAAATAAGTTCGGCTCTGGTTGGCCTCCTATTCGTCGCTCTTCAGGTAAGATGTTTCCTCTGCCTGGATTTGGGCCATGGTGCCCTAATGGGGCGCATCACTGGCGGAGAGGAGGCCCGCGAGAATCAGTTTCCCTTTCAAGTGGGTCTCTCCATAGAGGAGGTCAACGACTTGTTTAGTTGGTGCGGAGGTAGCTTGATATCAAACCAATATCTGTTGACTGCAGCGCACTGTGTGGAAAA AGCCATCTCTATCACGTTCTATTTGGGCGGAGTGCAGCGATTGTCTCCCCGACAGCTAATCCGTGCGAGCCATCCCGTGGTACACCTTCATCCTGGCTGGAACAGCCAATCGCTGGACAATGACATTGCCCTGGTTCGCATGCCAGAGGCTGCCGTCTTTAGCAGATCCATAGAAGTCATCAGGCTGCCAGGAATGGCCTCGAGTCATGCCAGCTACGACTACGTCCCGGCGACGACCTCTGGATGGGGTCGCATGAGCGATG AGTCTGATTTCATTTCCGATCATCTGCGCTACGTCGTTCAGTTCGTGGAGTCGAATGAGGACTGTCAGTATTCCTACGCCAACGTCAAACCCACCAACATCTGCATGGACACAACCGGCGGCCGATCGACCTGCACCGGAGACTCCGGAGGCCCCCTGATTTACCACGATCCCCTGCAGAATGCTGATATCCTGATAGGTGTCACTTCCTATGGCAAGAAGTCGGGCTGCACTAAGGGTTATCCCTCGGTCTTCACACGCATTACGGCCTACTTGGGCTGGATAGCGGAGGTGAGTGGAGTTGTCTACCCGTAG
- the LOC6900428 gene encoding serine protease 1-like — MKVLVVFALALAYASGSALRGVQTGPDGRITHGEDARTDQFPYQVGLSLKVGSSSAWCGGSLIGNEWVLTAAHCTDGVDSVEVYLGSTVRSSPKVKHHVSRDDIIIHADWNSRTLRNDISLIRIPRVEYSSAIHAVELPRHESHYSSYDGDEVIASGWGRTSDESSSVAAHLQYAHMKVISNSECKHTYYTTIRDSNICVSTSAGVSTCNGDSGGPLVLENSKVQVGLTSFGSASGCEKEYPAVFTRVTSYLDWIHEHTGISR; from the exons ATGAAAGTGCTCGTTGTATTCGCTTTGGCTCTGGCCTACGCCTCTGGATCGGCTCTGCGCGGTGTCCAGACTGGACCCGACGGACGCATCACCCACGGCGAGGATGCCCGCACCGACCAGTTCCCCTACCAGGTGGGACTTTCCCTGAAGGTcggctcctcctccgcctggTGCGGAGGATCCCTCATCGGAAACGAGTGGGTCCTGACTGCCGCTCACTGCACTGATGG CGTTGACTCCGTCGAGGTCTATCTGGGCAGCACTGTGCGCTCCAGCCCCAAGGTCAAGCACCACGTCTCCCGGGACGACATCATCATCCACGCCGACTGGAACAGCCGCACCCTGAGGAACGACATCTCCCTGATCCGCATTCCCCGCGTCGAGTACAGCAGCGCCATCCATGCCGTTGAGCTGCCCAGACACGAGTCCCACTATTCATCCTACGATGGTGATGAGGTCATCGCCTCCGGCTGGGGCCGCACCTCCGACGAGTCCAGCTCCGTCGCCGCCCACCTTCAGTACGCCCACATGAAGGTCATCTCCAACAGCGAGTGCAAGCACACCTACTACACCACCATCCGCGACTCTAACATCTGCGTGTCCACCTCTGCTGGCGTTTCTACCTGCAACGGAGATTCCGGTGGCCCTCTGGTTCTGGAGAACAGCAAGGTCCAGGTTGGTCTGACCTCCTTCGGCTCTGCCTCCGGCTGCGAGAAGGAATACCCCGCTGTCTTCACTCGCGTCACCAGCTACTTGGACTGGATCCATGAGCACACCGGCATCTCTCGTTAA
- the LOC4813167 gene encoding serine protease 3: MKILSLILLTVALAGSCAAVPLPAGLESRITNGDLAVVGQFPYQAGLNISFGNTSTWCGGTLISHRWIVTAAHCTDGAESVTVYLGAINIQDENEPGQRRFEVAKSGMIVHTNWTASTVANDISLIRLPILVRFTDSIRSAGLPRRVNGSYPTYEYQKAYASGWGRDSDSSDVVSPTLRFVKMPILPHTLCKMYWSGAVSENMICMSTTSGKSTCQGDSGGPLVVMEGNDTPTLIGSTSFGTNMGCEVGFPAVFTRITSYLEWIRDHVKV, translated from the coding sequence ATGAAGATACTGTCACTTATCCTGCTGACTGTCGCGTTGGCTGGCTCCTGCGCAGCTGTACCCCTTCCGGCTGGTCTGGAGTCACGCATCACCAACGGGGACCTGGCCGTGGTGGGACAGTTTCCCTACCAGGCGGGTCTGAACATCTCCTTTGGCAATACGAGCACCTGGTGCGGCGGTACTCTGATCTCCCATCGCTGGATTGTGACGGCTGCGCACTGCACTGATGGGGCCGAGTCGGTCACCGTCTACCTGGGCGCCATTAACATCCAGGACGAGAACGAGCCCGGACAGAGGCGGTTCGAGGTGGCCAAGTCTGGGATGATTGTGCACACCAACTGGACAGCGAGCACGGTGGCCAACGACATTTCACTGATCCGGCTGCCCATTCTGGTGCGGTTCACCGATAGCATTCGTTCTGCCGGTTTGCCGAGGCGGGTTAATGGATCGTATCCCACCTACGAGTACCAGAAGGCCTATGCCTCGGGCTGGGGacgcgacagcgacagctccGATGTAGTGTCCCCGACGCTGCGCTTCGTGAAGATGCCCATTCTTCCGCATACCCTGTGTAAGATGTACTGGAGCGGGGCCGTGTCGGAGAATATGATCTGTATGAGCACCACCAGCGGCAAGTCCACCTGCCAAGGGGACTCCGGCGGCCCTCTGGTCGTCATGGAGGGCAACGACACACCGACCCTAATTGGGTCCACCTCCTTCGGCACCAATATGGGCTGCGAGGTGGGCTTTCCGGCGGTCTTTACGCGCATTACCAGCTACCTGGAATGGATCAGGGATCATGTAAAGGTTTAA